A part of Ictalurus furcatus strain D&B chromosome 8, Billie_1.0, whole genome shotgun sequence genomic DNA contains:
- the LOC128611026 gene encoding coiled-coil domain-containing protein 136-like isoform X1 — translation MVLCCLTGRKKLWLEIDKRPNWKELRTPSLSSVKTMDGLRLPPLIEEVLDSTEVSSDLKTGEDTMDDQTTEKEREKAEMEGGEKEKEEKEEKSEEEELEDLRAQILHLLLELEESRDTSQKHEENSTELQGLLEEERLASAHQAEAFTRQIQCLQAQLCSVQQEMEGAEQQKLELQEEVLTLQQAVEEYELETVTLRAEIAMKSQRRDEDRRREGDVEQLKKEFAILKSECETLKKVNSKLGERLQVLQRTSSSGVEVEEKEDGGIQTNIIGGSGSTCRLVDVCIQKNISFDGKPLTPTSLSSGFSDTLSLREQLKQAEERAEQLQRQCDGVRTELRELQNLFETSQKERDELELELLRCREELEKLTEERQFCTESAVLSLPFLGMIVIMAVLWCWWSELAS, via the exons ATGGTGCTTTGCTGCCTGACGGGTAGGAAGAAATTGTGGCTGGAAATTGACAAAAGACCAAACTGGAAGGAATTGAG gACTCCGTCCCTCTCCTCAGTGAAAACCATGGATGGATTGCGTCTGCCACCACTTATAGAGGAAGTACTGGACTCCACAG AGGTTAGCAGTGATCTGAAAACAGGTGAGGACACGATGGACGACCAGACAACGGAGAAGGAGCGTGAGAAAGCGGAGatggagggaggagagaaggaaaaggaggagaaggaggagaagagtgaggaggaggagctaGAGGACCTGAGAGCTCAGATACTGCACCTCCTGCTGGAACTGGAGGAGTCGCGAGACACCTCACAGAAACATGAGGAGAACAGCACGGAGCTGCAGG GTCTTCTGGAGGAGGAACGCTTAGCGAGCGCGCACCAGGCCGAGGCCTTCACCCGCCAAATCCAGTGTCTACAGG cCCAGCTGTGTTCAGTCCAGCAGGAGATGGAGGGAGCAGAGCAGCAGAAGTTGGAGCTGCAGGAGGAGGTGCTGACGCTCCAGCAGGCAGTGGAGGAGTACGAGCTCGAGACCGTCACACTAAGAGCCGAGATCGCAATGAAGAGTCAGAGGAGAGATGaagacaggaggagagagg GTGATGTGGAACAGCTGAAGAAGGAGTTTGCCATTCTGAAGTCAGAGTGTGAGACCCTGAAGAAGGTCAACAGTAAACTGGGAGAGAGACTACAGGTGCTGCAGAGGACAAG TTCAAGTGGTGTGGAAGTTGAAGAAAAGGAGGATGGAGGGATTCAGACGAATATAATTGGGGGATCAGGTTCCACCTGCAGACTGGTGGACGTTTGTATTCAGAAGAATATTTCCTTTGATGGAAAGCCACTCACACCCACCAGTTTGAGCTCAGGGTTCTCAGACACTCTCTCCTTGAGAGAGCAGCTCAAACAAGCTGAGGAGAGAGCAGAACAACTGCAGAGGCAG tgtgatggtgtgcggACTGAGCTGAGGGAGCTACAGAACCTGTTTGAGACCAGTCAGAAGGAGCGGGATGAGCTGGAGCTGGAGCTTCTGCGCTGTAGGGAGGAGCTAGAGAAACTCACAGAGGAGAGACAG TTCTGCACTGAGTCTGCTGTTCTTTCACTGCCTTTCTTAGGAATGATCGTCATCATGGCAGTTCTGTGGTGCTGGTGGTCTGAGCTCGCATCCTGA
- the LOC128611026 gene encoding coiled-coil domain-containing protein 136-like isoform X2, which yields MDGLRLPPLIEEVLDSTEVSSDLKTGEDTMDDQTTEKEREKAEMEGGEKEKEEKEEKSEEEELEDLRAQILHLLLELEESRDTSQKHEENSTELQGLLEEERLASAHQAEAFTRQIQCLQAQLCSVQQEMEGAEQQKLELQEEVLTLQQAVEEYELETVTLRAEIAMKSQRRDEDRRREGDVEQLKKEFAILKSECETLKKVNSKLGERLQVLQRTSSSGVEVEEKEDGGIQTNIIGGSGSTCRLVDVCIQKNISFDGKPLTPTSLSSGFSDTLSLREQLKQAEERAEQLQRQCDGVRTELRELQNLFETSQKERDELELELLRCREELEKLTEERQFCTESAVLSLPFLGMIVIMAVLWCWWSELAS from the exons ATGGATGGATTGCGTCTGCCACCACTTATAGAGGAAGTACTGGACTCCACAG AGGTTAGCAGTGATCTGAAAACAGGTGAGGACACGATGGACGACCAGACAACGGAGAAGGAGCGTGAGAAAGCGGAGatggagggaggagagaaggaaaaggaggagaaggaggagaagagtgaggaggaggagctaGAGGACCTGAGAGCTCAGATACTGCACCTCCTGCTGGAACTGGAGGAGTCGCGAGACACCTCACAGAAACATGAGGAGAACAGCACGGAGCTGCAGG GTCTTCTGGAGGAGGAACGCTTAGCGAGCGCGCACCAGGCCGAGGCCTTCACCCGCCAAATCCAGTGTCTACAGG cCCAGCTGTGTTCAGTCCAGCAGGAGATGGAGGGAGCAGAGCAGCAGAAGTTGGAGCTGCAGGAGGAGGTGCTGACGCTCCAGCAGGCAGTGGAGGAGTACGAGCTCGAGACCGTCACACTAAGAGCCGAGATCGCAATGAAGAGTCAGAGGAGAGATGaagacaggaggagagagg GTGATGTGGAACAGCTGAAGAAGGAGTTTGCCATTCTGAAGTCAGAGTGTGAGACCCTGAAGAAGGTCAACAGTAAACTGGGAGAGAGACTACAGGTGCTGCAGAGGACAAG TTCAAGTGGTGTGGAAGTTGAAGAAAAGGAGGATGGAGGGATTCAGACGAATATAATTGGGGGATCAGGTTCCACCTGCAGACTGGTGGACGTTTGTATTCAGAAGAATATTTCCTTTGATGGAAAGCCACTCACACCCACCAGTTTGAGCTCAGGGTTCTCAGACACTCTCTCCTTGAGAGAGCAGCTCAAACAAGCTGAGGAGAGAGCAGAACAACTGCAGAGGCAG tgtgatggtgtgcggACTGAGCTGAGGGAGCTACAGAACCTGTTTGAGACCAGTCAGAAGGAGCGGGATGAGCTGGAGCTGGAGCTTCTGCGCTGTAGGGAGGAGCTAGAGAAACTCACAGAGGAGAGACAG TTCTGCACTGAGTCTGCTGTTCTTTCACTGCCTTTCTTAGGAATGATCGTCATCATGGCAGTTCTGTGGTGCTGGTGGTCTGAGCTCGCATCCTGA
- the LOC128611026 gene encoding coiled-coil domain-containing protein 136-like isoform X3 yields MDDQTTEKEREKAEMEGGEKEKEEKEEKSEEEELEDLRAQILHLLLELEESRDTSQKHEENSTELQGLLEEERLASAHQAEAFTRQIQCLQAQLCSVQQEMEGAEQQKLELQEEVLTLQQAVEEYELETVTLRAEIAMKSQRRDEDRRREGDVEQLKKEFAILKSECETLKKVNSKLGERLQVLQRTSSSGVEVEEKEDGGIQTNIIGGSGSTCRLVDVCIQKNISFDGKPLTPTSLSSGFSDTLSLREQLKQAEERAEQLQRQCDGVRTELRELQNLFETSQKERDELELELLRCREELEKLTEERQFCTESAVLSLPFLGMIVIMAVLWCWWSELAS; encoded by the exons ATGGACGACCAGACAACGGAGAAGGAGCGTGAGAAAGCGGAGatggagggaggagagaaggaaaaggaggagaaggaggagaagagtgaggaggaggagctaGAGGACCTGAGAGCTCAGATACTGCACCTCCTGCTGGAACTGGAGGAGTCGCGAGACACCTCACAGAAACATGAGGAGAACAGCACGGAGCTGCAGG GTCTTCTGGAGGAGGAACGCTTAGCGAGCGCGCACCAGGCCGAGGCCTTCACCCGCCAAATCCAGTGTCTACAGG cCCAGCTGTGTTCAGTCCAGCAGGAGATGGAGGGAGCAGAGCAGCAGAAGTTGGAGCTGCAGGAGGAGGTGCTGACGCTCCAGCAGGCAGTGGAGGAGTACGAGCTCGAGACCGTCACACTAAGAGCCGAGATCGCAATGAAGAGTCAGAGGAGAGATGaagacaggaggagagagg GTGATGTGGAACAGCTGAAGAAGGAGTTTGCCATTCTGAAGTCAGAGTGTGAGACCCTGAAGAAGGTCAACAGTAAACTGGGAGAGAGACTACAGGTGCTGCAGAGGACAAG TTCAAGTGGTGTGGAAGTTGAAGAAAAGGAGGATGGAGGGATTCAGACGAATATAATTGGGGGATCAGGTTCCACCTGCAGACTGGTGGACGTTTGTATTCAGAAGAATATTTCCTTTGATGGAAAGCCACTCACACCCACCAGTTTGAGCTCAGGGTTCTCAGACACTCTCTCCTTGAGAGAGCAGCTCAAACAAGCTGAGGAGAGAGCAGAACAACTGCAGAGGCAG tgtgatggtgtgcggACTGAGCTGAGGGAGCTACAGAACCTGTTTGAGACCAGTCAGAAGGAGCGGGATGAGCTGGAGCTGGAGCTTCTGCGCTGTAGGGAGGAGCTAGAGAAACTCACAGAGGAGAGACAG TTCTGCACTGAGTCTGCTGTTCTTTCACTGCCTTTCTTAGGAATGATCGTCATCATGGCAGTTCTGTGGTGCTGGTGGTCTGAGCTCGCATCCTGA
- the LOC128611024 gene encoding zinc finger protein ZFP2 isoform X1: MQTDVCSTSDGRTSSSVGHVASVDQQNREPWKKPLKEEETDEDEDEDYFYGGTSSSVEDVTLEDRTGQNGGFQIVLKEKPKHDDYLYCEDCRSFFINKCDVHGPALFIPDIAVPLGVADRARQTLPPGLEIRKSSVPDAGLGVFNNSDTIPVGAHFGPYQGDTVDREEAMNSSYSWVIYQSKQCEKYIDATSEVHSNWMRYVNCSRNDEEQNMMVFQYRGAILYRCCRPIEPGQELLVWYDEEFVKYAGITFDYIWNKKCSANSYINTNNTLTQVFTCSLCPLSYTVQIYLHKHIKRCHNEEYVKLFKSGEIASLPADTEKRLQRKNYHCTFCGKGFIYQSSLQQHQHIHTGERLYQCSECGKSFTLQSSLQLHRRVHTGEKPYECPRCLESFNDQIDLQAHQRSHRGDKPFECSQCGKSFSERGALQRHQHVHTGEKPYHCLECGRSFSQQCNLQKHQRIHTGEKPYHCLQCGKNFSDRCNLQIHQRIHTGEKPYHCLHCGKSFNQQSNLQKHQHIHTGQKPYRCSDCGKSFTQQSNLQKHQRIHTGEKPYRCSQCGKCFNQQSNLQKHQRVHTGEKPYHCSHCGKSFSDRCNLHTHQRTSHT, encoded by the exons ATGCAGACGGACGTGTGCAGCACTTCTGATGGAAGAACATCGAGCTCGGTGGGACACGTCGCCTCTGTGGACCAACAGAACAGAGAACCCTGGAAGAAACCTCTGAAAGAGGAAGAAActgatgaagatgaggatgaagattACTTCT ACGGAGGCACATCGAGCTCGGTGGAAGACGTCACGCTCGAGGACCGAACAGGACAGAACGGAGGGTTCCAGATCGTTCTGAAAGAAAAACCTAAACACGATGACTATCTCT ACTGTGAGGACTGCAGATCTTTCTTCATCAACAAATGCGATGTTCACGGTCCGGCTCTCTTCATCCCGGACATCGCGGTTCCACTGGGGGTCGCTGACCGGGCCAGACAAACCCTTCCTCCCGGTCTGGAGATCCGGAAGTCCAGTGTTCCCGACGCAGGCCTGGGAGTGTTCAACAACAGCGACACTATTCCAGTCGGCGCTCACTTCGGGCCCTACCAGGGAGACACGGTGGACCGAGAGGAAGCCATGAACAGCTCCTACTCCTGGGTG ATATACCAGAGTAAGCAGTGTGAAAAATACATCGATGCCACGTCAGAGGTGCACTCTAACTGGATGAG GTACGTGAATTGCTCTCGTAATGATGAAGAGCAGAATATGATGGTGTTTCAGTATCGAGGGGCGATTCTGTACCGCTGCTGTCGACCCATCGAACCTGGACAGGAGCTCTTGGTGTGGTACGATGAGGAGTTTGTCAAATATGCCGGCATCACGTTTGACTACATCTGGAACAAAAAATGCTCTGCGAATAGTTACATCa ACACGAACAACACCTTGACACAAGTCTTCACCTGCTCCTTGTGTCCACTTTCCTACACAGTTCAAATTTACCTCCACAAACACATCAAGAGATGCCACAATGAAGAATATGTGAAACTGTTCAAATCAGGAGAGATTGCTAGTCTTCCCGCTGACACTGAGAAACGACTCCAGAGAAAAAATTACCACTGCACGTTCTGTGGAAAGGGTTTCATTTACCAGAGCAGCCTCCAACAACAtcagcacattcacacaggtGAGAGGCTGTATCagtgctcagagtgtgggaagagttttactctaCAGAGTAGTCTCCAACTACATCGGcgcgttcacacaggagagaaaccctACGAGTGCCCACGGTGTCTAGAAAGTTTTAATGATCAGATTGATCTCCAAGCGCACCAGCGCAGTCACAGAGGAGACAAACCGTTTgagtgctcacagtgtgggaagagcttcaGTGAGAGAGGAGCACTTCAAAGACACCAGCACGttcatacaggagagaagcccTATCACTGCTTAGAATGTGGAAGGAGTTTTTCTCAACAGTGTAATCTTCaaaaacaccagcgcattcacacaggagagaaaccataTCACTGCTTACAGTGTGGAAAGAATTTTAGTGACCGGTGCAATCTCCAAATACACCAGCGtattcacactggagagaagccgtatcactgcttgcattgtgggaagagttttaatcagCAGAGTAATCTCCAAAAACACCAGCACATTCACACGGGACAGAAGCCGTATCGCTGCTCAGattgtggaaagagttttactcaACAGAGTAATCTCCAAAAACACCAGCGtattcacacgggagagaaacCCTATcgctgctcacagtgtggaaaatgttttaatcaacagagtaatctccaaaaacaccagcgcgttcacacgggagagaaacCCTATCACTGCTCACattgtggaaagagttttagtGACCGGTGTAACCTCCACACGCACCAGCGCACATCCCACACATAA